A stretch of Paenibacillus mucilaginosus 3016 DNA encodes these proteins:
- a CDS encoding glycine betaine uptake BCCT transporter gives MVFGVSVLIIVAFVLWGALDPQGLAARANEFLAFTTGKFGWFYLFAALGFLVFVIYLAFSRYGRIRLGEDTDEPEYSDWSWFAMLFSAGMGIGLVFWGVAEPLSHYASPPQEAESGSTEAARLALRYAFFHWGLHPWAIYSVVGVALAYFQFRKKKTALISQTFEPLIGDRVNGSLGKFIDILAIIATAFGVATSLGLGTLQINGGLNFIWGIPNGVTVQIVILIVLTILYLLSAASGLDKGIRILSNTNLIIAIGLLVCTFILGPTFFLLDTFTVTLGGYLQNLIQMSLRMTPFTQGTWVSSWTLFYWAWWIAWAPFVGMFIARVSRGRTIKEFVLGVLFIPSLFSFIWFSVFGGTGLHQQIMEGIPLTDLVNNDVTTALFATLSHLPLGSFLAVLAALLIVTFFVTSADSATYVLGMFSSGGSLVPSVKVKVAWGVAQAAIALVLLLSHGLEALQTASIVTALPFAVIMGGMCVSLLRSLQAEERMSRKKEREFRKAVEAVIQERKH, from the coding sequence ATGGTATTTGGAGTTTCCGTATTGATTATCGTAGCCTTTGTGCTGTGGGGGGCCTTGGATCCACAGGGGCTTGCCGCCCGGGCGAATGAATTTTTGGCTTTTACGACAGGGAAGTTCGGCTGGTTCTATCTGTTCGCCGCCCTTGGATTCCTGGTGTTCGTCATCTATCTCGCTTTCAGCAGGTACGGCAGGATCCGTCTCGGGGAGGATACGGATGAGCCCGAATATTCCGACTGGAGCTGGTTCGCCATGCTCTTCAGCGCAGGGATGGGAATAGGCCTGGTGTTCTGGGGAGTGGCGGAGCCCTTATCCCACTATGCCTCGCCTCCTCAGGAAGCGGAGAGCGGGTCGACGGAGGCCGCGCGGCTGGCTCTGCGGTACGCCTTCTTTCATTGGGGACTGCACCCTTGGGCGATCTATTCGGTAGTCGGCGTCGCTTTGGCTTACTTTCAGTTTCGCAAGAAAAAAACGGCCCTGATCTCCCAGACCTTCGAGCCTCTGATCGGAGATAGAGTGAACGGATCGCTCGGCAAGTTTATTGATATCTTGGCAATCATTGCGACGGCCTTCGGTGTAGCGACATCCCTCGGTCTTGGCACGCTGCAGATTAACGGCGGCCTGAACTTCATCTGGGGCATACCGAACGGGGTCACGGTACAGATTGTCATCCTGATTGTGCTGACCATTCTGTATCTGCTGTCTGCAGCCTCGGGCCTCGATAAGGGAATCCGCATTCTCAGCAATACCAACCTGATCATCGCTATCGGACTGCTTGTCTGTACGTTCATTCTGGGGCCGACGTTCTTCCTGCTCGATACCTTTACGGTGACGCTGGGCGGCTATCTGCAGAACCTGATCCAGATGAGCCTGCGTATGACGCCGTTCACCCAGGGCACCTGGGTCAGCAGCTGGACACTCTTCTATTGGGCCTGGTGGATCGCCTGGGCACCGTTCGTCGGGATGTTCATCGCCCGGGTGTCCCGGGGGCGGACTATTAAGGAGTTCGTGCTTGGCGTTCTCTTCATTCCAAGTCTGTTCAGCTTCATCTGGTTCTCCGTCTTCGGCGGCACAGGGCTGCATCAGCAGATAATGGAAGGCATTCCCCTGACGGATCTGGTGAACAACGATGTAACGACGGCTTTGTTCGCCACTTTGAGCCATCTCCCTCTGGGGAGCTTCCTGGCGGTGCTGGCCGCACTGCTCATCGTTACGTTCTTCGTGACTTCAGCGGATTCGGCAACCTATGTGCTTGGCATGTTCTCCTCCGGAGGCAGTCTCGTGCCTTCGGTGAAAGTGAAAGTCGCCTGGGGCGTCGCCCAGGCGGCCATCGCACTGGTGCTGCTTCTCAGCCACGGGCTAGAGGCGCTTCAGACCGCTTCTATCGTCACGGCTCTGCCGTTCGCCGTGATTATGGGCGGGATGTGCGTGTCCCTGCTGAGATCCTTGCAGGCGGAAGAGCGGATGAGCCGGAAGAAAGAGCGGGAGTTCCGCAAGGCCGTAGAGGCCGTGATCCAGGAGCGTAAACACTAA
- a CDS encoding MFS transporter, whose product MFGFSRLPQNARGCLLYEPLFLIPYSMFSTYATIYMFEMGMSETAIGWVTTLTLLVQVFSSFISGYLTDRLGRKGALLYFDLLSWTVGTLLWAVSQNIWFFIAAAVVNGFQRVPHTAFYCLLVEDTESKDRTFVFSILQFVAMLGGLFAPLGGLLVAQYGLVPGMRVMYVLACVCMTIQFVGRHFATRETQIGLRKMAETRSVSLMAGLREYKGVFRSMAGNKPLMMIFGVYILFQFQLTMKGTYLSLYLVDDLKLDSGLVSIFPAVTSMIMLLSMWLLRRQSDQGLHTVMLWGFFISLVSNLILILPLPGMMFWLILSTVLAAAGTMMTYPYLEAAVANAIDDENRASIFAMLSVLILLVVSPSGIIGGGAYRLDPSLPFLLIVLSFAASIALLVLYKRSVGREEPSSA is encoded by the coding sequence ATGTTTGGATTTTCCAGACTTCCCCAAAACGCACGTGGCTGTCTTCTGTACGAACCGTTGTTTCTTATTCCGTACAGCATGTTCAGCACGTATGCCACAATCTATATGTTCGAGATGGGGATGAGCGAGACGGCAATCGGCTGGGTCACCACGCTGACCCTGCTCGTACAGGTATTCTCGTCCTTCATCAGCGGCTATTTGACTGACAGGCTCGGCCGCAAAGGGGCGCTGCTTTATTTTGACTTGCTCAGTTGGACGGTGGGTACACTGCTCTGGGCGGTATCGCAGAATATCTGGTTCTTTATTGCTGCGGCTGTTGTGAACGGTTTTCAGCGGGTTCCGCATACGGCGTTCTACTGCTTGCTTGTGGAAGATACCGAATCCAAGGATCGCACCTTCGTCTTTTCCATTCTTCAGTTCGTCGCCATGCTTGGCGGCTTGTTCGCTCCGCTCGGTGGACTGCTTGTCGCTCAGTACGGCCTCGTTCCGGGGATGCGGGTCATGTATGTGCTCGCTTGCGTATGCATGACGATTCAGTTCGTCGGTCGGCATTTTGCCACCCGTGAGACCCAGATCGGACTGCGCAAAATGGCGGAAACCCGCAGCGTAAGCTTGATGGCCGGGCTGCGAGAGTACAAGGGTGTTTTCCGTAGCATGGCTGGGAATAAGCCGCTGATGATGATTTTTGGCGTTTATATCCTTTTCCAGTTCCAGCTTACGATGAAAGGCACCTACTTGTCGCTCTATCTCGTGGATGATCTCAAGCTGGACAGCGGTCTTGTGTCTATCTTCCCGGCTGTTACTTCGATGATTATGCTCCTCTCCATGTGGCTGCTGCGCCGGCAGAGTGATCAAGGACTTCACACGGTTATGCTGTGGGGTTTCTTCATCTCGCTGGTGTCCAATCTCATCCTGATCCTTCCGCTCCCCGGCATGATGTTCTGGTTGATTCTCAGCACAGTCCTCGCCGCTGCAGGTACGATGATGACGTATCCGTATTTGGAAGCGGCGGTAGCCAACGCCATTGACGATGAAAACCGCGCAAGCATATTCGCCATGCTGTCCGTACTTATTCTGCTCGTCGTATCCCCGTCCGGCATTATTGGGGGAGGAGCGTACCGACTCGATCCTTCACTGCCATTCCTATTGATTGTTCTATCGTTCGCGGCCAGTATTGCGCTACTGGTGCTCTACAAGAGAAGCGTCGGTCGGGAAGAGCCAAGCTCGGCCTGA
- a CDS encoding GbsR/MarR family transcriptional regulator: MEPTNRISSEQELVIQKARKRIIEAIGNNMDLYGITPSTGHLYGLLFFQNKPMTLDEMGRAMEMSKTSMSTGVRTLVDLKMVHKVWEKGSRKDLYEVEMDWFQTFSDFFSLKWRKALEMNLSALRKSKAELSSLGTQAPEDSPLHETLQTDLHKIDEAIRYYQWLDRLIDTFESGEIFDWVPKDPPQS; this comes from the coding sequence ATGGAACCGACAAACCGCATATCCTCAGAGCAGGAGCTCGTTATACAAAAAGCCCGCAAGCGCATCATCGAAGCGATCGGCAATAATATGGACCTGTACGGGATCACCCCCTCCACCGGACATCTCTATGGGCTTCTCTTCTTCCAGAACAAGCCGATGACCCTGGACGAAATGGGCCGGGCGATGGAAATGAGCAAAACCAGCATGAGTACCGGGGTACGGACGCTTGTCGACTTGAAGATGGTTCACAAGGTATGGGAGAAGGGCTCCCGCAAGGATCTCTATGAGGTCGAGATGGACTGGTTCCAGACCTTCAGCGACTTCTTCTCCCTGAAATGGCGCAAGGCGCTGGAGATGAATCTTAGTGCCCTCCGCAAATCCAAGGCGGAATTATCGTCGCTTGGCACCCAAGCTCCTGAGGATTCTCCACTTCATGAGACCCTTCAGACGGATCTGCATAAAATCGATGAAGCCATCCGCTACTACCAGTGGCTCGACCGGCTGATTGACACCTTCGAATCCGGAGAAATCTTCGACTGGGTCCCCAAAGATCCGCCGCAGTCATGA
- a CDS encoding serine hydrolase domain-containing protein, with product MNTAKNKIMICISSVLLLVSILVTPVTAIEAREKAEIVQEIDDYVKRNMKVNKINASALAIVSKNEIFYTNGYGVYPDGRQITSSTPFPIASLSKAFTALAVLQLVEKGRIHLDTPYAAYFPELSPMDERVHKITVRNLLNHTSGLTDKVNPDMTRDLQYQSLREINQSLNTVKLVNEPGTAHFYHNPNYQYLALLVEKVSGQSFSSYMKQYIFEHLGMRSTFSISTTQQINENSAIPGGNYLLLGFPVRQAEPHWFIDGPAGIISSAEDMAKWMLAQCSGVLLTSELAEEYHTAGQRGPYGMGWVVEEDEHMGRTISHSGTFWTYKSEEKIYLDQQLGVTMMFNSGINTFVDYRAFMEGIVRILRGEKAEVPNFNSRNMDTVMILLLIVTVLWGIYTYFRICKSSKSITIGKLFFLSVWRLLPILILLLLSPILTFMAAGRVLPWFGLWITMSSLMIWLVVLSIINIIHAICHIRRKSHAGNH from the coding sequence ATGAATACCGCAAAAAACAAAATCATGATTTGCATAAGTAGTGTACTGCTCCTGGTGTCCATCCTGGTTACACCAGTTACTGCAATCGAAGCTCGAGAGAAAGCTGAAATAGTACAAGAAATTGATGATTACGTCAAAAGAAACATGAAAGTCAACAAGATTAATGCTTCGGCTCTCGCTATAGTAAGTAAGAACGAGATATTTTATACGAACGGTTACGGTGTATACCCAGATGGTCGACAGATCACCAGCAGCACTCCTTTTCCCATTGCTTCACTAAGTAAAGCTTTCACGGCACTGGCTGTTCTGCAATTGGTGGAAAAAGGTCGAATCCATCTTGACACTCCGTACGCCGCATACTTTCCAGAACTCTCCCCCATGGATGAGCGTGTCCACAAGATTACAGTCCGGAATTTGCTGAATCACACAAGCGGTCTCACTGACAAAGTGAATCCCGACATGACACGAGATCTTCAATATCAATCACTGCGAGAGATTAATCAATCGTTAAATACCGTTAAGCTTGTGAATGAACCCGGAACGGCTCATTTCTACCACAATCCAAATTATCAGTATTTGGCTCTCCTTGTGGAGAAAGTAAGCGGGCAGAGCTTTTCCTCCTACATGAAACAGTATATATTCGAGCACCTGGGTATGAGGAGTACCTTCAGCATCAGCACGACACAGCAAATCAATGAGAATTCAGCAATACCGGGGGGGAATTATTTATTGCTTGGCTTTCCTGTGCGGCAGGCTGAACCGCATTGGTTTATTGACGGCCCGGCGGGGATCATTTCCTCTGCAGAAGATATGGCAAAGTGGATGCTTGCACAATGTAGTGGGGTTCTTCTGACATCAGAGCTGGCGGAGGAGTACCATACTGCCGGACAGCGCGGCCCTTATGGAATGGGGTGGGTCGTAGAAGAAGACGAACATATGGGACGGACCATCTCACACAGTGGGACATTTTGGACATATAAGAGTGAAGAAAAGATATATTTAGATCAACAGCTCGGGGTTACCATGATGTTTAACTCGGGAATAAATACTTTTGTCGATTATAGAGCTTTTATGGAAGGCATCGTAAGGATCCTAAGGGGTGAAAAGGCCGAAGTTCCTAACTTTAACAGCAGAAACATGGATACAGTTATGATTTTGCTCTTGATTGTCACGGTTCTTTGGGGGATATATACATATTTTCGTATCTGCAAGAGCAGCAAGAGCATTACGATTGGAAAATTGTTTTTTCTATCCGTATGGAGACTTCTCCCTATCTTAATACTCTTGCTTCTATCTCCAATCCTTACTTTTATGGCCGCTGGGCGGGTTTTACCATGGTTCGGGCTATGGATCACCATGTCCTCTCTAATGATATGGCTTGTTGTATTATCCATTATTAATATAATCCATGCGATTTGCCATATCCGAAGGAAAAGTCATGCAGGAAATCATTAG
- a CDS encoding transposase, with the protein MKARRGLPRNRLIPEKRIYFRPELTHCPDCGTKLKRHHTASHKIVATLKGILDVWNMAYHCPNEACGKLERYFRSAQADALCLKHTSYAYDVLVLVGEMRFKQHMTVTEISEALTQRAIPTSERHAMRLYEWYLTLLRASLTDDVKEDLKKIVKEHGGLLLSMDGVQPEKGNETLYVVREGFSGRILAAKNLKSGSCSELKALLKPVKDLDYPVVGLVSDGQRSIRMAMEETWGDTPYQYCQYHYLKDIAKPVVDLDRKLKTEIKKSLRGIREIEKQVEHESTVEAEVARDYLAATRSLLLEDGTPPLDLPGIRIYENAQAVKASLEQSEAKKGGLHS; encoded by the coding sequence ATGAAAGCGAGAAGAGGGCTACCTCGAAATCGACTTATTCCTGAAAAAAGAATCTACTTCCGTCCCGAGCTGACACACTGCCCGGATTGCGGTACGAAGCTCAAGCGGCATCATACCGCTTCACATAAGATTGTAGCTACACTGAAGGGAATTTTAGATGTCTGGAATATGGCCTACCACTGCCCGAACGAAGCCTGCGGTAAATTGGAGCGTTATTTTCGTTCGGCTCAAGCGGACGCCCTATGTTTAAAACATACATCTTATGCTTATGACGTTCTTGTGCTTGTTGGAGAAATGCGCTTCAAACAGCATATGACGGTTACTGAAATATCCGAAGCGTTGACCCAGCGAGCGATTCCAACCTCCGAGCGCCATGCGATGCGTTTATACGAATGGTATCTAACTTTGCTTCGCGCTTCTTTAACCGATGATGTAAAGGAAGATTTAAAAAAAATCGTAAAGGAACATGGCGGCCTTCTCTTGTCTATGGATGGGGTTCAGCCCGAAAAAGGTAATGAAACGCTCTATGTTGTTCGCGAAGGATTTAGTGGTCGTATTTTAGCTGCCAAAAACCTGAAAAGCGGATCGTGCTCGGAGCTCAAAGCTCTGCTAAAGCCTGTTAAGGACTTGGATTATCCAGTTGTTGGGTTGGTAAGTGATGGCCAACGGTCGATCCGTATGGCTATGGAGGAAACATGGGGTGACACCCCTTACCAATATTGCCAGTACCACTATCTCAAAGATATTGCCAAGCCGGTAGTCGATTTGGACCGTAAACTGAAGACCGAGATTAAAAAAAGCTTGCGAGGTATTCGGGAAATTGAGAAACAGGTCGAGCACGAGTCCACTGTAGAAGCCGAAGTAGCCCGGGACTACCTGGCCGCCACACGCTCGCTGCTTTTGGAAGACGGCACCCCTCCCCTAGACTTGCCTGGTATTCGGATTTACGAAAATGCCCAAGCAGTAAAAGCTTCACTGGAGCAAAGTGAAGCAAAAAAAGGGGGCCTTCATTCCTGA
- a CDS encoding sensor histidine kinase: protein MLSWNRTRLMAAAMIGLSFLNLIFVLYVLSGIRTDIHEAINDRRHKIAMNNRFWSGFLLHDKTLEYYIAYPHKTELGGRIRELREQETEQLDRLDAILKYQPSREALMQLRAQHTHYLEIEEAILKRTAEGETGQASQLFHEQLHPLTYEMQLSIETLGTYQENLMDSVLEEIRSTRLSMVILVTISLLLSLAFVLVLRVFRRKEADLQQLTALLKKLPQEGQELSYVNLDHDSADEFKVIARTFNELSNRLEEKNQLLTLSSQQKKNILGVLSHELRTPLNSIIGLSDMLAQDESNADREFAHLIHRSGTELLGTINDLLDLSAAVQGTLEAEAGPVNLRAFAETLDGYFRPFALQKGLNFTVRVEAGVPEIFYTDERMLQRILVHLLSNAGKFTERGGVSLTIRGMEQEDREAAFPVSAASAVSISVSDTGAGIAEDQRSRIFQLFHAPDQYMTRQQGGIGVGLSLCAEFVKILGGELRLASREKEGSTFTLLIPTLAEESLAIDAPASQEAGVD, encoded by the coding sequence ATGCTGTCTTGGAACCGAACGCGCCTGATGGCCGCCGCGATGATCGGCTTATCTTTCTTGAACCTGATTTTTGTACTGTATGTGCTCAGCGGCATCCGCACGGACATCCATGAGGCGATTAACGACCGCCGGCACAAGATTGCGATGAACAACCGCTTCTGGAGCGGGTTTCTGCTGCATGACAAAACGCTGGAATATTATATCGCTTACCCGCACAAGACGGAGCTCGGCGGCCGGATTCGGGAGCTCCGGGAGCAGGAGACGGAGCAGCTGGACCGCCTGGATGCCATCCTGAAGTATCAGCCCTCCCGGGAGGCACTGATGCAGCTGAGGGCGCAGCATACGCATTATCTGGAGATCGAAGAGGCGATTCTGAAGCGTACGGCGGAGGGGGAAACGGGCCAGGCCTCCCAGCTGTTCCATGAACAGCTGCACCCGCTGACCTACGAGATGCAGCTCTCGATCGAAACGCTGGGCACGTACCAGGAGAACCTGATGGACAGCGTGCTGGAGGAGATCCGGTCCACGCGGCTCAGCATGGTGATTCTGGTGACAATCAGCCTGCTGTTATCGCTGGCCTTCGTACTCGTGCTGCGGGTCTTCCGGAGGAAGGAGGCGGATCTGCAGCAGCTGACCGCCCTGCTGAAGAAGCTGCCCCAGGAGGGACAGGAGCTCTCCTATGTGAATCTGGATCATGACTCCGCCGACGAGTTCAAGGTCATCGCCCGCACCTTCAACGAGCTGTCGAACCGCCTGGAGGAGAAGAATCAGCTGCTGACACTGAGCAGCCAGCAGAAGAAGAACATTCTCGGGGTGCTGTCCCACGAGCTGCGGACCCCGCTCAACAGCATCATCGGGCTGTCCGACATGCTGGCCCAGGATGAGTCGAATGCCGACCGGGAATTCGCCCACCTCATTCACCGGAGCGGCACCGAGCTGCTCGGCACGATCAACGATCTGCTGGACCTGTCGGCGGCGGTGCAGGGGACGCTTGAAGCGGAGGCGGGACCGGTGAATCTGCGTGCCTTCGCCGAGACGCTGGACGGGTATTTCCGCCCGTTCGCACTGCAGAAAGGGCTGAACTTCACGGTCCGTGTGGAGGCGGGGGTGCCGGAGATCTTCTATACGGATGAGCGAATGCTTCAGCGCATCCTCGTCCATCTCCTGTCCAATGCAGGCAAGTTCACGGAGCGGGGTGGCGTGTCTCTCACGATCCGCGGTATGGAGCAGGAGGATAGGGAAGCTGCGTTCCCTGTATCGGCGGCTTCGGCCGTGTCCATCTCGGTCAGCGATACCGGGGCGGGCATTGCCGAAGATCAGAGGAGCCGGATCTTCCAGCTGTTCCATGCTCCGGATCAGTACATGACTCGCCAGCAGGGCGGAATCGGGGTCGGCTTGTCGCTCTGCGCCGAGTTCGTCAAGATCCTTGGCGGAGAGCTGCGGCTGGCAAGCCGGGAGAAGGAAGGCAGCACCTTCACGCTGCTGATCCCGACTCTTGCGGAGGAGAGCTTGGCGATCGACGCCCCGGCATCTCAGGAGGCAGGGGTGGACTAG